CTAAAAATGAACCATAATGTCCCCTTTTCCAAGCTTATCTGAGGAAAAACAAAACGTAAAGCCAAAGCGGATAATATGAAACCGGCTGCGCCAATATTGAAAAAAGCAAGAAAATTTGAAACATAAACAACAGGATAATTTTGACCGGTAAAACTTTTCGGTAACTTTTGAATACTGAATAAATAAACCAGCACCAGGGCAATAACAAGCAGAACCTGAGACCATTGTTTAGTATCGCGGAAAAAAACTCTTATGTCTTTAATAAAAAAACTAAATTTAGAAATTTTCAAACTGTTTGCAATTGCCGCTTTGGCTGACCCCTGTTTTCTTTTTTCGGTACCCAGATGAATATTCGTGATTACCGGATAGTAATACTTTTCGGCGAGAACCAATAGAATTAACAAAAATATGAATGCGGTTCCGACGATCAATAAAGAATCATTCAACAAAAGCCGGCTGTTGTTTATTGTTATTGCATTCAAGGATTCCGTAAACCACCAGGAAGGAAATATTTTTGCTACAGGAGCATTCAAATACGCTAAATATTGGACTGCGTCATAAAAAGCATCAGGGTTGGCAAGCCTTTCCGGTTCGATGAACCGAAAAAGCACGTAACAGAGCGAACCAAAAAAAATTGCGACAAATAAAATGATATCACGGGATTTTGACGAAGGGAACATAAACATTATCCCCAGGCTTATCAAAATACCTATAGCTACGCTTGTGAAAAAAAACGGGACAGATAACACGCCAAAAACCAAAAAGAAACCCAATCCCACATTTTTTACAGCGGCATATGCGGCCAGAAAAGGAATAAGCGTTACCAGCATCATCCAGGAGGCCTGAAAAGACGTTTCAAAAGTTTTTATTAAGAAAACTTTCCAGGGTTTTACCGGCATGGTCATGAGCAGGTTTAAATCGCTTGAAAAGTATATGGTAGAAAATGAAGATATTACCGAGGAAAGAATCACCATCAAAAATGAAGTAAAAAATGCTATTCCCAAAAACTTCAATAAGAGCAGTGATCCGATTATCTGAATTTTTTGCACATACACAAACAGGCGGTAGAAACCGATATAAAGCAAATATAGAAAGGAAATACCAAGAGCAACCCCGATTGATATTTTTATCCAATCAGTTAATGTCCGCTTTCTTATAGAATTGACAAAGGATTTAAATTTGACACGAAGAAAAAACATAGATTATAAGAATTTTAAAATTTCGGAGTATTCAAAACCGCCGGTAAGTTCGAGATAAATATCTTCAAGCGTGCCGGTATTTGTAGTTTTTGCGCGGATTTCTTCCTTGGTGCCTAAAGCAATAAGCTCACCTTTGTGGATTATCCCGATTTTTGTTGCGAGTTTTTCCGCTATTTCCAGGATATGTGTGCACATAAAAACTGTTGTACCCCGCCGGGCAAGCCCGTGGAAAATATCCTTAACAAGCCTCGCGCTTTTCGGGTCCAGCCCTACCAGCGGTTCATCAAGGATAAGGATCCGGGGTTTATGCAGTAAAACACTGCATATAACCAGTTTTTGCCTCATTCCGAGCGAATAAGTTTCTATCAGATCTAAAGACGCTTCTTCCAGAGCGAAGGTTTTAAAAAGTTCGGGTATTCTTTCTTTCTGTTCATCGGCACTGACATTATAAACATCGCCGATAAGCTGGAGAAATTCCACGCCTTTAAGTTTGGGGTAGATAAATGGATGATCCGGTACCAGTCCGATAATTTTTTTTATTTCCAAGCTGTTTTTCGATGCCTTTTTCCCGCAGATGTAAATTTCACCTGAGGTAGGCCGCAGAAGGCCGCAAAGCAGTTTTACTGTAGTAGTTTTGCCCGCGCCGTTGGGGCCCAGGAAAGCAAAAATTTCACCTGCGTTGATTTCAAGATTTATGTTTTTTACGGCTGTAAGATTATTGAAGGTTTTGTTAAGGTTGACAGTTTTAATGCTTAAATTATTTTCTGTCATAAGGTTTTAGAACAATCTCGAAAGCAAGGTAAGAAAAAGCCCCGATGAAACGGGCACCCAGAAATTGTCATTTAACGGCAAAGGAAGAAGTTCCATTATGGTCGCTACAAACGCGCCCAAAATTGCCAAAGGCCAGGGCAGGAAAAATATTCCGCAGACAAAACAGACAACAAAACAAGCGAAACTGCCTTCAAGCGTCTTGCAATCCATTATTTTTGTTTTGCCGAATCTGACGCCAAAAAGGCAGGCCAGGCTGTCGCCAAAAACCATATAAAGCAAAGATGCCGTAACAATATTTTTGTTACTGAAAAGAAACATGGTTAGAAAAGCCCCGGAAAACGTCCAGATTAAAGTGCTGATATTTTTAGATTCTGCTTCGCGGTAATAGCCATGAAATACTTTCAGCGTAAATGCATTAAAGGAAGGGTATACAAACCTGAAGGATTCAACAATTATATCCGCTACTACCAGGCCGCCTGCAAAGCTAAGCACAATTTTAAGAGGCAGGGTATTGTAAATCACCGGGTAAATCAATATGAGAAAGTGCATCAACTTTCTTTTTATCTCTGAATAGCCGTAATGACAAATTACAGTTTCGTCCATATATTCTCTTTAGCCCTGATTAGCAGGTGGCAGGCCCATAAATATGCGTACCAGGAATCTTTTACGGAATCTTTTAGGAATTCTAAAAATGATACCTGGAAAAAAACCGAAAACATTGCTGCTAAAATCAAACAATTGGAAACAAAAATCAATAATAACGAATAAATAACCCCATACTTTTCCAGGTCGCTCTGGCCCTGATTTATTGCAAAAACTGTAAGTGCAACATGAAAAGATATAGTGATTCCAAGTAAAAATTGG
Above is a window of Elusimicrobiota bacterium DNA encoding:
- a CDS encoding ABC transporter ATP-binding protein, with protein sequence MTENNLSIKTVNLNKTFNNLTAVKNINLEINAGEIFAFLGPNGAGKTTTVKLLCGLLRPTSGEIYICGKKASKNSLEIKKIIGLVPDHPFIYPKLKGVEFLQLIGDVYNVSADEQKERIPELFKTFALEEASLDLIETYSLGMRQKLVICSVLLHKPRILILDEPLVGLDPKSARLVKDIFHGLARRGTTVFMCTHILEIAEKLATKIGIIHKGELIALGTKEEIRAKTTNTGTLEDIYLELTGGFEYSEILKFL